One window from the genome of Sporosarcina sp. 6E9 encodes:
- a CDS encoding cytosine permease yields the protein MGDHHAPEATSNDYTLVKVPREQRTMGWLSITNIAFGIATAIFYFQMGSVMALKFGAINAIISSIYAIIVAGILGTFISYLSAKSGMNVNFLSRGGGFGYVGASLTSFIYATNFIMYCAFEGLILVYAVHTFFPVIPKWVIILFFGTVVIPLNWFGIKQLDKLQKWSLPIFFIFLIAAIVVSIYTPSVYKGSFWTYMPDGVQVGGEALLLCIGMHHGIMGLTALLASDYTRFLKPKDIKVGAVAIGFIPQIFCFGVMGGLGIWFGVRLDESNPGVYIVLLLGIGGALFTILTQLRINVTNIYSSSLSLASFFENIFKFTPGRRFWVVVSGVTAMVLMFGDIVNHLDTAMTFQGVFLLAWAAILVSDAMIVKRLLKIGPGYYESRQEYLYKWNPVGVVALFISSLLGTIAALGFMGNFLQSTAAFFAAVLAAILTVIIAMVTKGKYYNKSLPNDVHKDDYIV from the coding sequence ATGGGCGATCACCATGCACCAGAAGCAACGTCAAATGATTATACACTAGTGAAAGTGCCACGAGAACAAAGGACTATGGGTTGGTTAAGTATCACGAATATTGCTTTTGGCATCGCAACAGCCATTTTCTATTTTCAAATGGGAAGTGTGATGGCTCTAAAATTTGGCGCCATTAATGCAATCATTTCTTCCATTTACGCAATCATCGTCGCAGGCATACTCGGAACATTTATCTCTTATCTCTCCGCAAAATCTGGGATGAACGTCAATTTTTTATCCCGAGGTGGTGGATTTGGTTATGTAGGCGCATCGCTCACATCGTTCATTTATGCAACAAATTTCATTATGTATTGTGCGTTTGAAGGATTAATATTAGTATATGCTGTCCATACCTTCTTCCCAGTCATCCCGAAATGGGTGATTATCCTTTTCTTTGGGACCGTTGTCATCCCCTTAAATTGGTTTGGAATTAAACAACTGGACAAATTACAAAAATGGTCTTTACCTATTTTCTTCATTTTTCTAATCGCCGCAATTGTTGTATCGATTTATACCCCATCGGTCTATAAAGGTAGTTTTTGGACCTATATGCCAGATGGCGTTCAAGTAGGTGGAGAAGCTTTGTTATTATGTATCGGAATGCACCATGGCATAATGGGTTTGACAGCGCTTCTTGCTTCAGATTATACACGCTTCCTTAAACCAAAAGACATCAAGGTAGGCGCGGTTGCGATAGGATTTATTCCTCAGATTTTCTGTTTTGGCGTCATGGGCGGTCTTGGTATATGGTTTGGTGTTCGTCTGGATGAATCGAACCCAGGTGTTTATATCGTCTTGCTTCTTGGTATCGGTGGCGCGTTATTTACCATATTAACTCAACTGCGCATTAACGTAACAAATATATATAGCAGTTCCTTATCACTTGCTAGTTTCTTTGAAAACATCTTTAAATTTACACCTGGCCGGCGATTCTGGGTTGTTGTATCAGGGGTTACTGCGATGGTATTAATGTTTGGTGACATCGTGAATCATTTGGATACAGCCATGACATTCCAAGGTGTCTTTCTGTTAGCTTGGGCAGCCATACTTGTTAGTGACGCTATGATCGTGAAACGATTATTAAAAATTGGACCTGGCTATTATGAGAGCCGGCAAGAATATTTGTATAAATGGAATCCCGTTGGCGTCGTGGCTTTATTCATTTCGAGCTTACTAGGTACAATCGCTGCTCTAGGCTTCATGGGGAATTTCCTGCAAAGTACAGCCGCATTCTTTGCAGCGGTTCTAGCGGCAATACTGACAGTGATAATCGCCATGGTCACGAAAGGTAAATATTATAACAAGAGCCTACCGAATGATGTTCACAAAGATGATTATATTGTGTAA